In one window of Reinekea forsetii DNA:
- the pip gene encoding prolyl aminopeptidase: MKTLFPDIRPYRTEMLPVSHGHQLYLECSGSPEGIPVLVLHGGPGVGCSDKMRCFFDPERYHIIIFDQRGAGRSTPYADTEHNSSALILADIEQIRAHLGISRWVLFGGSFGATLALLYAQQCPEQVRGMILRGVFLGRAEDLDWLYRAGASRFFPEAWQRFIAPVGKRIGPDLIEDYYHLLRGENELAVVSAAKEWSRWESVNASFRPSVSAETYYMATHTAIAMARISTHFFRQQCFLRPNQIIAAASQLAGIPGFIVHGRYDMICPPEQAWALAQHWPDGELNLVREGGHSAFDVGLTDALIGATQKLALRLGSPESEA, from the coding sequence ATCGAACCGAGATGTTGCCGGTCAGCCATGGCCATCAGCTATATCTAGAATGTTCCGGCTCGCCCGAGGGCATACCGGTATTGGTACTGCACGGCGGTCCCGGTGTGGGCTGCTCCGACAAGATGCGCTGCTTCTTCGACCCCGAACGCTATCACATCATTATCTTTGACCAACGCGGCGCAGGCCGTTCGACACCCTATGCCGACACCGAGCACAACAGTAGCGCGCTAATATTGGCCGATATAGAGCAGATTCGGGCGCACCTTGGGATCAGTCGTTGGGTCTTATTCGGTGGCAGTTTCGGTGCGACCCTGGCCCTACTTTATGCTCAGCAGTGTCCCGAGCAGGTGCGCGGTATGATTTTGCGCGGGGTGTTCTTGGGCCGCGCAGAGGATTTGGATTGGCTTTATCGGGCCGGCGCCAGTCGGTTCTTTCCGGAGGCGTGGCAACGCTTTATCGCACCGGTTGGTAAGCGTATCGGGCCCGATCTGATCGAAGACTATTATCACTTATTACGCGGTGAGAACGAGCTGGCGGTGGTGTCGGCGGCCAAGGAATGGTCGCGCTGGGAATCAGTCAATGCCTCGTTTCGCCCGAGCGTCAGTGCCGAGACCTATTATATGGCCACCCATACGGCGATCGCGATGGCCCGGATCTCGACCCATTTCTTTCGCCAACAATGCTTTTTGCGGCCTAATCAGATCATAGCGGCAGCCAGCCAACTCGCTGGTATCCCGGGTTTTATCGTACATGGTCGTTACGATATGATTTGCCCACCGGAGCAAGCCTGGGCGCTGGCCCAGCATTGGCCCGATGGGGAGTTGAATCTGGTGCGTGAAGGTGGCCACTCGGCTTTCGATGTCGGCTTAACAGACGCCCTGATCGGTGCCACCCAAAAACTCGCTCTGCGTCTGGGTTCACC